The sequence AATCACTTTTTTGAGAGGCATATATATTTGGGCAATGTTTGGCTGCTGTGCAGGCCTGCAGCTTACGTAGGTGGGTTTGGAGGATGATCGATGTGCTTCCTTGCTGCAAGGAGAGATTTTGGAGGTGAGCAGGCAGTGCCCTGTAAGAGAAGACACTGGAGAAGAGTGTTACACATGTGCTGTGTGAGCAACAAGGACACAACTTTGGCCCATGAACATCCATGATGCGCTACAGGCCACGAGGTGGCACTTCAGTACTTTGTCAGTACAGCATTTGTGTCATGGATGTTTGAAGCCCCAGTAGCTCCATTTGTATTAGTTCAAATtataagagaggaaaagatgcCACTGCCACAATCTGGTTGGGATTTGAATTTGAGCCTTTGAGCTAGAAGACGGACCTAATCCATTCTTTTCAGGTCTGCTGAACTTCAGTGAGCTTTCTGTAATCATTGTAGGTCCAGATCCCAATTCTTGGTCAAATCggtgtttcttttgcttttttattctctaGTAACTCTTTGCTCTATCTAGCTGGTGCAAACCATTCCTTATCTCACACTGATCCTCTTAGCCATGGAAAATAACTGGGGACTTGACAGGACTTGTTTTTTCAGATTATTCTCTTTGGTTTGGAAATCTAGTAAAACACTAGTATGGTGGGGTGCTTCATGTGACCTGCAGATGTTTGTAAGGGAGGGGTCTTAAGACAGCTGTTGTTCCCCTTTCTTAGATCACCCACCAAACAAttgtgttttaataaaaattggggggaggggaagaaatgtTAGGGCTGGAGAAGATTATGTATTATCTGTTTCTGAATAAACATTTGTTATACGGAGATTGGATTCTAAGCCTTTGTAGATGATGTAAAGCAACTGAAAATCAGTAGGTAAGAGTTCAATATTGAATCAagcatgctttttaaaaaatttcaaatCTCTGATCTTGCTCCTGGTTCAGTAATAAATACCATAGGTAGCTGGTAGTGTGAAGGAAGAGCAAGAGTATATGAATAAGAAAATTGACACTTTACTAATTTTGGTGATCCGGATTAGCTGATTGTTGTTGATAGGTATGATTTGTCCCCCCCCCACTTAGTTCTAATTTCTTTGTCACATGAAAGGAATGTCAATTTGTTATTGACAGtctaaaagtaatttaaaaaaatattgcagcTCTGAAGTCAGAGTACCTATTCCAGATAAAGTAGGGTACTTTCCTTATCAGccagataattaaaaaattaaggCTGTGAAAATGTGAAGACTTCCACTGTAATTGCATATCTTGTCTATTCTGAAAGAATGGGGAGACTGAagcatatttttcattaattgaCATATGTCCATTGCAAAAGCCAAATAGCAAGAAAATGCACCATAACTCACTGTTCAGTCATGCATTATTTGACTTACCCGTGATAAATTATGATGATATTAACATGCTTCCTTGGAAGAACTTGTGTTCTGATCTGtgcagtaaatattttcttttaattcttcaaGTCAGAGATTGTCTAAACACCTCTCTATGGCTTATCCTACAGTAGTGTCCTGGTGTGCATTGCTCTCCTGTTCCTACAGTCAGTTAACTCTCTGAAGTCACCCAAGCCTTCTAGCTCTTCATAGAGTGGCTTGATTCAGAAGGAACTGAAAGAGTAACCTGCAGTTAATTCTAGGCTTGTTCGATCAGTTCACCTTGCAGCTGTCAAATTTCTTCTTGCTGTCCTGGAATTATGCTACTCTTGTTCATGTTCTGTGAGCTCACCTACCACCTTCTGACCTAACATCTGTGCATATTTGCCTTGATGCAGCatggttttatatatatacacatataaaatttaattttatcatTTCTAGGCTGTTAAGAGATTGTAAGCTTGTGTGTGAAATACTGACTGCTTGTACTAACACAATATGCTAACAGGACATGTAGGTGGTAGGTAATTTGTAATAGTGTTTCTCTATTTTCCTTCGCTTTTCAAGTATGCTGCCTTCTAAAGCGACTTACAAGTTTGCCTGGCATAGCTCTTGCATTTACCATTTCCTCTGATAACGTTCATTAACTTGGATATCTGTTTGAGTCAGCTGTCcgtattatttcttattttcactAGCCTTTCACCTCATACATACGTCTTGATTCAAGATCTTTTGGAGTGTGCTCTCTTCCATTCCCATGATAAATACAGCTTCTTCTGTAAAGGTTGTCTTTTATGTTTCCTGATTGACAAGAGTCTTTAAGAACAGTTGTTCCTACTGTTCTCTTTTAGTGTTTTCATGtgtctttttaatatttcttcttttacttgCCTTGCTAGGATTAAGCAAATTTGCTGCTTTATGCTGCTTTTGAGGTCTTCGTTTCAGAACTGCTAAAAATAATGACTGTGTGTAATAATCTTCCTGTCAGAGCACATCATAATGCAGGGACTCTAGGTGTTATTCTTCTATATAAAATAATACTATATTTCCGTAGTCCTTCACCAAGGATTTCTAGAGGAACTTAAGTATAGAAATACCTTTGTCACCAAACTGTTGGGCAATATAACCCCTCCAGACAGATACTACTTTTGCCCAGATTACTGCCTCCTTTTAATCTTTTGTGCCTGGCTCAGTTATTTCCCATATCTGTGTCCCATTGCCAcatagagaagaagaaagaaaggggcAGGGAGGGAAGTTGAACTAGAACAGTTTTCCACAATTGTAGACAGTGCTAAGGAAAACTTCACTTTTCCTCGTCTGCTGGTGCATCACTGGTTGTTTGCTTAGCACAATACAATTGCATTCCTTCTGCAAGTCTTTTCATGCACTACTGTTGGTTGCCATTTCCATTACCATCTTTTGGTGGGCTTTCTGTGATGCTTGGCATGCACTTCTTCCAGCATGTGCACAGTATTGTTCTCAGTTCAAGGTTCCTGTAAATTGCCTGCCACCTTATGAAGCAAGTTGAAGTTGGAGTCAATGCCTCCCAGCCCTGGTGGAGGTCACAGCTTTCTTCTGGAGATCAGAGTGGGTGTCTGACTTAATTAAAGGCTGTGTAGTCTGCAGATACAAGGAACCTCTTGTCCTACTTGGGTTGTATGCCTCCTTACATTTGGATTAGGATAGTAGCTACCTTCCTCCTACGTTTGTTTTCATCCAGTACATGCGTCCCTCTGATCCTGGTGACATCTGTCTTCTTACCATCAGAAAACCTGAGCCAGTGGGtttgttgttgattttaaaTCTCCTGAAACACATTCAAAAAGACAAGTGTTTAGAGAGGAGATGTCGATTTATTCTGTACAGGGTGGGAAATCTCCACAAACCAAGCATACACACCATCTACACTGGCTTTTTGTAGTCCAAAAAGTTTCATTACGCTCTACCTAGGTCACACCTACCTATTATATATTCACAGGATTATGCAAGTAGAAAGTTACGTAACATTTTAATCTTCTGCACTTGTGGGGGTCTTCAGTGGTCTTTGGTTGTTTGGGGAGGTATCCTCCTTGCCTTAGTCATGTCTGGTCACAAGGACATCTCATTTTCTCTCGGGTGCTGTTTTGGACCTGTGCCTCATCTCAAGGATCTTCAAAGTGTCTGTCCTTGTTTCTAATTTATGGCAGTCTCGGATCTTTGAAGAGAAATGCTTCATCACAGGAAGGTTGTTTTCCCTAGATAAGCAGGGCTAATGTAACTTAGAGTGGAGTTTCAACCTTGGACCTATAGCTGTGCCAGACAAAAACGTTTAACAATTAGCTTTGGAGGCATCAAGTTGGCTTTACCTTGAGGCTTTACCTTGATACGGACTTTGGAAAGCTCCTAgtgagctgtgcagtgctgagggcTCATGGGGTCCTCAATGGGTGCCCTATGGAAAGACGTCCATCACTCCAGTGATGGATTTTCTTCACCACCGCCGAGCTATTTCCCCGTTCCCCCTCCTTGTGCTTGccgagaaaaaaaaaaaaagggaatacAGCCAGTGGAGTGCATTGCACGCTGCCCTCCATCTGCGCTGGCGGCATTAGGTGACCAAGCCGTGGCTCTGGGTGATGAGCGGGTACGCGCTGATGCTTCGGGTTGCACCTGAGGAGAGATGGGGGCGCTATAGCGAACGGGAGAGGCTCGGCGCGCTGACGGCGCCGCAGCCGCCGCCATTAGCAGCGCCGCAGACTACAGCTCCCGGCAGCACCCTGGGCCGCCGCTTCCCCCGCGCTAAGATGGCGGCCNNNNNNNNNNNNNNNNNNNNNNNNNNNNNNNNNNNNNNNNNNNNNNNNNNNNNNNNNNNNNNNNNNNNNNNNNNNNNNNNNNNNNNNNNNNNNNNNNNNNNNNNNNNNNNNNNNNNNNNNNNNNNNNNNNNNNNNNNNNNNNNNNNNNNNNNNNNNNNNNNNNNNNNNNNNNNNNNNNNNNNNNNNNNNNNNNNNNNNNNNNNNNNNNNNNNNNNNNNNNNNNNNNNNNNNNNNNNNNNNNNNNNNNNNNNNNNNNNNNNNNNNNNNNNNNNNNNNNNNNNNNNNNNNNNNNNNNNNNNNNNNNNNNNNNNNNNNNNNNNNNNNNNNNNNNNNNNNNNNNNNNNNNNNNNNNNNNNNNNNNNNNNNNNNNNNNNNNNNNNNNNNNNNNNNNNNNNNNNNNNNNNNNNNNNNNNNNNNNNNNNNNNNNNNNNNNNNNNNNNNNNNNNNNNNNNNNNNNNNNNNNNNNNNNNNNNNNNGCGCTGGCGGTGAAGTTCAGTGCGCGGCAGCGCTCACCTCACTGCCTCTTGGTGAAGGAGCACCGGGTGCGGGAAGGGCCCGGAGACACGCACCCGCCGCAGCGCACCCTATTCGTCCTCAACGTCCCCCCGTACTGCAGCCCGGTGAGCGGGGTGGGGGGGCTGCGAGGGGCTCGGCTGGGAGCCCCCGGCGCGGGGATTGGTGCGCTGGGAAGGCTCGGAGGGGAATCATTCCTGTTCTCTGCCGATCGTTGTCCCCCTGCGTGAAGGATGTGCTGTCCCAGCTGTTCTCCTGCTGTGGGGCCGTGCAGTCTGTGGACCTCCGTGACAAACCGGGACCGggagagaaggcagaaaaacGCACGTCCAAGTTCTTCACCAACAGAACGGCAACGGTAAAGCTTGGCGGGGATAGTGGTGCTTTAGTGGTCAGAATGGGAAGAAATACCAAGTATtgagtggtggtggtgggtggaGCATGAGTTACGGGAAAGCCGCTTGAGGTGGGTATAGAGTCCAAAGTTGGAAGAGATCCTTAAAAGCACTCAggccaactcccctgcagtgaacggGGACACCTACAGgtagatcagggtgctcagagcccctccagcctgaccttgggaTGAGGAACCgccacctctctgagcagcctctgcctcaccactctgactGTAAAACGCTTTCTTCTTATACCCAATCTAAATGTTCtctttttagtttgaaaccatttctccttgtcttatCCCAACCGACTCTGATACTagagtctgtctcctttccTCTGTCTCCCTTtggatactgaaaggctgctatcgGGTCTCATCAATGTGGTAGTAGGGTTTaaatttgttactttttttttttgtcatcctACTGGAACTTGTGATTTGACCTCTTTATGTGTCTCCAACTCCCACAGTATATCTGATCATCCTGGGGGTGTTGTCTTCTTTTAGGGATTTCAAGTTGCGTATGTGGTGTTCAAGAAACCAGATGGTGTCCAGGCAGCCAAGGCCCTGTCACAGAAAGGTCCCTTGTTGATATCAACAGAGAGTCACCCTGTGAAAACTGGCATTAGCAGTAAGTAAGCACCGGCTGCGCTCCCCTTAACCAGAGCAGGGGAAGCATTTCCTCGCTGAATTCTTCCTGACACATTCCAAGTTGTTCACCATTTTGTATTAAGCCTGGGCTGGGGAGATGTCCAGTATTTTATTGTCCTGTTTTTCTTATTGtcttttagaatcatagaataattaaagTTGGAAGAGATTGCTAATATCATTgcatccaaccatcaacccatcaccactatACCTGCTAAACACATCATCTTGTTGATAGCTTATTCTGTAAGATGTTGTAGGCCCTGGCTGAGTGACCCTGCAGGAAGATAAGGCTCTTAGTACATTGGAAGGGCAGTTTTTCCCCGCATCTCTTCATGTAGATTCAGAGAGACTGGCTGTGTTTTGCTATGAAAACTGAAGCCAGGCACCACATGGCTGTCAAGGTGTCAACACTTTGCATGTTACCATTGGTGGAAACACAACATTGAATGTTGCATTTCTTGGGTTTCAGGATAGTCTGCTTCTTCTTGAAAAGTTGCAAGCTCTTCTCATTActtaatgcttttcttctggaagtCAAATCATGCATAAGCTAAGGTAGTGGGGAGGCTGAATGGAAGTGGGAACCAAGGGTGTTCTTTCCCACAGCAGTTCTCTCTGGAGCTGCTGAAAGACATTACACCAAAATTTGCTTCTAGCAGAGGCTACAACTGActtctgctctctgtttcagagtGGATCGCCAGATATGCAGAGTCAGTAGTGGATCGAGAAGAACTGAAGGCTGAGGTGGATGCCTACATGCAAGACTATGACAAAAAGATAGCAGAGGTGAGGCCAGGCTGGGGAGGGAACCTAGCTAAGCAGTTTGTTTGTGGagagaaaggcagagggagaggatcTCTCAGTGCCTGGGTCCTAATGGAAATGGCAGAGGGGAAGCACTGGCTGGCAGGATTGCTGGTTTGGTTCATTACAGCTGGCCCGTCCATCCAGGGCTCCCAGTAGGCACCCACAAATAAAACAGGTCCTGTCTGGCATGCAGTGTTGTGATTTGAGTGCCTGGTCCCGTGCGTTCCTTCAAATCTTGTACTAGGTACTGTAACTGTGTGTCAGAGTGGGACCCTGGAGGAGCCTGCATCAGACTGGCTGGCAGTCCAGCTGTACTAAACTGCCTCACCTTTCTGTCTCTGTAGGAAGAAGCTAAAGCAGCCAAGGAGGAGGGTTTACCAGATGAGGAGGGCTGGGTGAAGGTAACACGGAAGGGCCGCAAGCCTGGCCTGCCCCGGACAGAGGCTGCCAACCTGCGGGTGCTGGAGAGGGAGAAGCGGAAAAAGGCCCGCAAAGAGCTGCTCAACTTCTATGCCTGGCAGCATCGTGAGACCAAGAGAGAGCGTGAGTGTCTGAATCGCCTTCTACCCTTCTTTGTCTCATACTGTAGCCCaaagaacatctttttttctttcagtggaaCTACATCCAGCCGCAGTTGAACAGCTGGCTGGGAGGCTGAGCAAATGGTTTAGCCAGTTCCTGGGGGTCCCTTGCCACTACCTGGCCTAGCAAAGGCTGTTGGAATATTCTTTGAGAGAGTGGGCAAATAGTACCTTTCTGATTGTTTCTGTCAGTCTGCACAGAGGCAGCCACGGGAAGGGAGAACTAGCGAGTTCCTTCCCCAAgagggagctgcagcactgcaaagcagctgGAGCCTCAGCTCTGCACTTAGCCCTGACGCAAAAGGACCTGTTCTGAGCAATGTGTGCTTCTAGCTGTCTGAACTGAACATCTTCCAGTGCAGAAGTGAAACTCCACAGGGAGAGGGAGGCCTGCTGCTCCCCTGTGAcctatctttctttttttgtgtgtttcagATATTGCCCAGTTGAGGAAGAAATTTGAGGAGGACAAGCAGAGAATTGCACTGATGCGAGCCCAGCGCAAGTTTAGGCCATACTGAGCTGCGCTGTTTCTTCTGATGCCTGTGCTGGAGAGGGCAGGAGAGATGCTTACAGACTCATGTGCCATAGGGTTTCAAGGAACTGAGGCAGTTTCGTATCCCTGCCATTGGATCTCATGTGGGAGCGTTGGCTTCAGTTGCGCTGCATCTTCCTGCTTTCCTGGCCGTGCCTGCACTAACATTATCCTAGGTGCGTGGGCCAGGGGGGCAGAGGCGTGTCTTCTGACAGCCTGTATCTCTGTGCCAGCCAAGGCCCTCTTAAGTTTGGTAAGAGACAGTATTGGCCCAACACAGCCTCTGCAGAGGCAGGGAATGGCTGAAGAATTGTAAATAAACTGGTGCTGTTCCTCAAAGGCAGGAATGCCCCTTTCTCCATTGCTGTGTTGTGGGGAACAGTGTCTTCTGTATTGGACTAGGTTGGTGATAAAAGCCGTGGCTTATGTGCCACTGGTCCTTTAGGTGTTTATCTGGGGGCAATAAAGAATG is a genomic window of Meleagris gallopavo isolate NT-WF06-2002-E0010 breed Aviagen turkey brand Nicholas breeding stock chromosome 1, Turkey_5.1, whole genome shotgun sequence containing:
- the RRP7A gene encoding ribosomal RNA-processing protein 7 homolog A, translating into ALAVKFSARQRSPHCLLVKEHRVREGPGDTHPPQRTLFVLNVPPYCSPDVLSQLFSCCGAVQSVDLRDKPGPGEKAEKRTSKFFTNRTATGFQVAYVVFKKPDGVQAAKALSQKGPLLISTESHPVKTGISKWIARYAESVVDREELKAEVDAYMQDYDKKIAEEEAKAAKEEGLPDEEGWVKVTRKGRKPGLPRTEAANLRVLEREKRKKARKELLNFYAWQHRETKREHIAQLRKKFEEDKQRIALMRAQRKFRPY